From the Rhodospirillaceae bacterium genome, one window contains:
- a CDS encoding enoyl-CoA hydratase (Catalyzes the reversible hydration of unsaturated fatty acyl-CoA to beta-hydroxyacyl-CoA) → MATDKILSEVEGPVGRIIFNNPEKHNAVSLDMWAAVEGYLEEFKNDDDIRVVVLTGAGGRAFVSGADISRFENERASEEAIKNYNENVSRAYDSIYNFPKPTIAMIRGYCIGGGMGLATVCDLRVCTEASTFAVPAAKLGLGYGHDKVRLLMNLVGPSFVKDIFFTARQFKSEEAYNMGFINKIVADDDLETYVQEYAERIAANAPLTISHIKKVAIEMVKDVEERDMGSVIDAFNKCFNSEDYKEGRTSFMEKRKPQFQGK, encoded by the coding sequence ATGGCTACCGATAAAATTTTATCCGAAGTTGAAGGTCCTGTCGGACGCATTATTTTCAACAATCCTGAAAAACACAACGCCGTGTCTCTCGACATGTGGGCCGCGGTTGAAGGTTACTTGGAAGAATTTAAAAATGACGATGACATTCGTGTTGTTGTACTGACTGGGGCTGGTGGGCGCGCTTTTGTTTCAGGTGCCGATATTTCCAGGTTCGAAAATGAACGCGCATCGGAAGAGGCGATCAAGAATTATAACGAGAACGTCAGCCGCGCCTACGACAGCATTTATAATTTTCCGAAACCAACCATCGCCATGATCCGGGGCTACTGCATCGGTGGTGGAATGGGATTAGCAACGGTTTGTGATTTACGTGTCTGCACCGAAGCCTCCACATTTGCGGTGCCTGCGGCAAAGTTGGGGCTCGGATATGGGCATGACAAAGTCCGCTTGCTGATGAACTTGGTCGGTCCTTCGTTCGTGAAAGACATTTTCTTCACCGCCCGACAGTTCAAATCCGAAGAAGCCTACAACATGGGGTTCATTAACAAGATTGTTGCCGATGATGACCTCGAAACCTACGTTCAGGAATACGCGGAACGCATCGCTGCCAACGCACCGTTGACGATTTCGCACATCAAGAAAGTTGCCATTGAAATGGTCAAAGACGTCGAAGAACGCGACATGGGTTCCGTCATTGATGCCTTCAACAAGTGCTTCAATTCAGAAGACTACAAAGAAGGCCGGACATCATTCATGGAGAAGCGGAAGCCGCAGTTTCAGGGGAAGTAG
- a CDS encoding ATP-binding cassette domain-containing protein — translation MTTPPVIEFSGVTTSFHDNHVFKDLNFTLEKGESVCLVGTSGSGKTLLVKTAIGLVPPDRGTIKIDGQDIWKISESTRLKLQKKIGMLFQKSGLFDSLHVWENIAFRLLQDKSMTPVEAKEIAIEKLRLVNLPASDADLYPTELSGGMQKRVGLARAIATDPEILLLDEPTAGLDPITSNKINDLILELVDALGVTVLSVNSDMVGAKRLSHRLAMLHDGHIIWTGPSENMFESENEYVDQFVNSRAQGPISTIVFAAG, via the coding sequence ATGACCACCCCACCCGTTATCGAATTTTCCGGTGTCACCACAAGTTTTCACGATAATCATGTCTTTAAAGACCTCAATTTCACCTTGGAAAAAGGGGAGTCGGTTTGTCTTGTGGGAACGTCCGGGTCTGGCAAGACATTACTCGTAAAAACTGCCATTGGCTTGGTACCGCCCGACCGCGGCACGATCAAAATCGATGGCCAAGACATCTGGAAAATTTCTGAAAGTACGCGCCTAAAACTACAAAAAAAGATCGGCATGTTGTTTCAAAAATCAGGCCTGTTCGACAGCCTGCATGTCTGGGAAAACATCGCCTTTCGCCTGCTGCAAGACAAATCAATGACCCCGGTCGAAGCCAAAGAAATCGCCATCGAAAAACTGCGCTTGGTCAATTTGCCCGCCAGTGATGCGGACCTGTATCCAACCGAACTTTCCGGCGGCATGCAAAAACGCGTCGGCCTCGCCCGCGCGATTGCCACTGATCCTGAAATCTTGCTGTTGGATGAACCTACTGCGGGCCTCGACCCCATAACTTCCAACAAGATCAACGACCTAATTCTGGAATTGGTCGATGCATTAGGCGTCACAGTCCTGTCCGTCAACAGCGATATGGTCGGTGCCAAACGCCTGTCCCACCGCCTCGCCATGCTCCACGACGGGCACATCATCTGGACAGGTCCGAGTGAGAACATGTTCGAGAGCGAGAACGAATACGTCGATCAGTTCGTGAACAGCCGGGCTCAGGGTCCGATTAGTACGATTGTGTTTGCGGCGGGGTAG
- a CDS encoding nitrile hydratase subunit alpha, protein MPIPAHHQGHDHELTFQPDEEESLGHYGVMEMAVRELMIEKGILDAGEFRQRVERIDELTPAMGAKVVARAWTDPDFKKRLLENPTEAVTDFGIVMGHVTLYVVENTSDVHNVVVCTLCSCYPKPLLGAPPDWYKSRNYRTRTVSEPRKVLAEFGTDIPDDKQVRVHDSTADLRYMVLPERPEGTDSMSVEELEELVTRDSMIGVVPASAVA, encoded by the coding sequence ATGCCCATTCCCGCCCACCACCAGGGCCACGACCATGAGCTGACCTTCCAACCGGACGAGGAAGAAAGCCTGGGTCACTATGGCGTTATGGAGATGGCGGTTCGCGAATTGATGATCGAGAAAGGCATCCTTGATGCTGGTGAATTCCGCCAGCGTGTGGAACGCATTGATGAACTTACGCCCGCCATGGGCGCGAAAGTCGTTGCCCGCGCCTGGACTGATCCCGATTTCAAGAAGCGCCTGCTGGAGAACCCGACAGAAGCTGTCACCGATTTTGGCATCGTGATGGGGCACGTGACCCTTTATGTCGTCGAGAATACATCAGACGTTCACAACGTCGTCGTCTGTACGTTGTGTTCGTGTTACCCGAAACCTTTGCTGGGCGCGCCGCCGGATTGGTACAAAAGCCGCAATTACCGGACCCGCACGGTCAGCGAACCCCGCAAAGTTCTGGCCGAATTCGGCACCGATATCCCCGACGACAAACAAGTCCGCGTGCACGACAGTACGGCTGATTTACGTTATATGGTTCTGCCGGAACGCCCCGAAGGCACAGACAGCATGAGCGTCGAGGAATTAGAAGAACTGGTCACCCGGGATTCGATGATCGGTGTTGTTCCCGCTTCGGCGGTGGCATAA
- a CDS encoding amidase, whose product MLKTNDPAELTATEAAAEIADGSLTATALMEALLARVEEREPTVKAWVHLDNDQALSAARESDASGTGPLKGIPVGVKDIIDTADMPSQYGSPIYKDNQTRGEASCVTLTKNAGGIIMGKTVTTEFAARGPGPTTNPHNPAHTPGGSSSGSAAAVGAMMVPLAFGTQTVGSTLRPASYCGVYGYKPTFGEFGQNGVKENTAELDTVGLFARSVEDISLFRSGMLRLGDNPLNGPDIAGLRVGFCRTPHWHEIDASTQTLLEDAAAQLTKAGATVEDLTLDEDAFEESRLANLVVNKYGMNRALAWELKNHYDQITDILKNTHLVDSTTFTHGEWRNAIRANENYRRRFAKETKDYDVMLTASSFGEALEGTALTGSATMNNLATRTQIPAISIPAFTGPKGLPVGAQLMGHWGEDHKLLEASQTIASVLIED is encoded by the coding sequence ATGCTGAAAACAAATGATCCGGCGGAACTAACTGCAACCGAGGCCGCAGCCGAAATCGCGGACGGCTCCTTGACCGCGACGGCGTTGATGGAGGCCCTGCTCGCCCGCGTCGAAGAGCGCGAGCCGACGGTTAAGGCATGGGTTCACTTGGATAATGATCAGGCGCTTAGTGCCGCGCGGGAAAGCGATGCATCGGGTACAGGCCCGCTTAAAGGAATTCCCGTCGGCGTCAAAGACATCATCGATACCGCCGACATGCCGAGCCAGTACGGATCACCAATCTACAAGGATAACCAGACACGAGGCGAAGCCTCTTGCGTGACGCTGACCAAGAACGCTGGCGGAATCATCATGGGTAAGACCGTCACTACTGAATTTGCCGCACGTGGCCCCGGCCCGACCACCAACCCCCACAACCCAGCACACACACCCGGCGGCTCGTCCAGTGGGTCCGCCGCGGCGGTCGGGGCGATGATGGTGCCGTTGGCGTTTGGCACCCAGACGGTCGGATCAACACTTCGGCCCGCATCCTATTGTGGCGTCTATGGCTATAAACCGACCTTCGGTGAATTCGGTCAGAATGGCGTGAAGGAGAACACGGCTGAGTTGGATACTGTCGGTCTGTTCGCCCGCAGCGTCGAAGATATCTCGCTGTTCCGTTCAGGAATGCTTCGCCTAGGCGATAACCCATTGAATGGACCTGATATTGCTGGTCTTCGTGTTGGTTTCTGTCGAACCCCGCATTGGCATGAAATCGATGCGTCTACTCAAACCTTATTGGAAGACGCTGCAGCTCAGCTCACCAAAGCTGGCGCAACAGTGGAAGACCTGACCTTGGATGAAGACGCGTTCGAGGAAAGTCGCTTGGCAAACCTGGTCGTCAACAAGTACGGCATGAACAGAGCCTTGGCGTGGGAACTCAAAAACCACTACGACCAAATCACCGATATTCTAAAAAATACCCATCTTGTGGACAGCACCACCTTCACCCACGGCGAATGGAGGAATGCAATCCGCGCCAACGAAAACTACCGCCGCCGCTTCGCTAAAGAAACCAAAGACTACGACGTCATGCTAACCGCCAGTAGTTTTGGCGAGGCCTTGGAAGGGACCGCCCTGACCGGTAGTGCGACAATGAACAATTTAGCGACCCGAACCCAAATCCCGGCAATTTCCATCCCCGCCTTCACCGGCCCCAAGGGTTTGCCGGTGGGCGCACAACTGATGGGTCACTGGGGTGAAGATCATAAATTGCTGGAAGCGTCACAGACTATCGCTTCTGTTTTGATAGAGGACTAA
- a CDS encoding nitrile hydratase subunit beta: MAEEPTRFSIGDQVHIRGDYPPGHIRTPYYIRGKSGVIADVIAAYDNPEERAKGHYDEPKQPLYRVRFMQTEAWPDYSGSPEDTIDIEIFQHWLEAV, encoded by the coding sequence ATGGCTGAAGAACCCACCCGCTTTAGCATCGGCGACCAAGTTCATATACGTGGCGACTATCCGCCGGGCCACATCCGCACACCATATTATATTCGTGGTAAATCTGGCGTTATCGCCGACGTCATCGCCGCCTATGATAATCCGGAAGAACGCGCGAAGGGTCACTATGACGAACCCAAGCAGCCGCTCTATCGGGTTCGCTTTATGCAGACCGAGGCTTGGCCTGATTACAGCGGCAGTCCAGAAGACACGATAGATATTGAAATCTTCCAACACTGGCTAGAAGCCGTTTAG
- a CDS encoding nitrile hydratase subunit beta, with amino-acid sequence MTDEKTPRGYHDMGGLPGGPVEQTEHILAPWEKRVDALTMALSAPKIGKRAFYVDERRDKIETMGEDKYESLTYYELWMASVAGVLVDKGMLTEEEIEAKMAEIRDRLGLEAESA; translated from the coding sequence ATGACAGATGAAAAAACGCCTCGCGGCTATCACGACATGGGCGGTCTTCCCGGCGGCCCTGTTGAACAAACCGAACATATCCTCGCACCCTGGGAAAAACGCGTCGATGCGCTGACCATGGCGCTGAGCGCCCCCAAGATCGGCAAGCGTGCCTTCTACGTTGATGAACGCCGAGACAAGATCGAGACCATGGGCGAGGATAAATACGAATCCCTCACCTACTACGAGCTTTGGATGGCGTCTGTTGCGGGGGTTCTCGTGGATAAGGGCATGCTGACGGAAGAAGAAATCGAGGCCAAAATGGCTGAAATCCGGGATCGCTTGGGCCTTGAAGCGGAGAGCGCATAA
- a CDS encoding pirin family protein, translating into MIKKRRDEDRGQADIDWLDGRHSFSFAHYYDPEYMGFKSLKVINEDKFAATCGFPTHPHKDMEIISYMLTGSLEHKDSVGNGSTIKTGDVQRMTAGTGIRHSEFNPSEDIQNHFFQIWIEPDQNDLEPSWEEKTFDEDAKRDTLLLVASKTGRDGSLSLSQDLDLYATRLDAGKSISHELAKGRDAWLQVAEGTVTVGDVTLNKGDGAAISDEYGFTLTAGEDAHVLVFDIA; encoded by the coding sequence ATGATCAAGAAACGCAGAGACGAAGATCGTGGACAGGCCGATATCGATTGGCTGGACGGTCGCCATAGCTTCTCCTTCGCGCATTATTATGACCCTGAATACATGGGGTTCAAGTCGCTCAAGGTGATTAACGAGGACAAATTCGCCGCAACCTGCGGATTTCCGACTCATCCCCACAAGGATATGGAAATCATCAGCTATATGCTGACTGGATCGCTGGAGCACAAAGACAGCGTCGGCAACGGATCGACCATTAAAACCGGTGACGTGCAACGCATGACCGCCGGCACAGGCATTCGGCACAGCGAATTTAACCCGTCCGAAGACATCCAGAACCATTTTTTCCAAATCTGGATCGAGCCCGATCAAAATGATCTGGAACCTAGTTGGGAAGAAAAGACCTTTGACGAAGACGCCAAACGCGACACCTTATTGCTGGTGGCGTCAAAGACGGGGCGAGATGGCTCTCTGAGCCTCAGCCAAGACCTGGATCTGTATGCGACACGATTAGACGCGGGTAAGTCTATATCTCACGAGTTGGCCAAAGGAAGGGATGCTTGGCTGCAAGTTGCAGAAGGAACTGTGACCGTTGGCGATGTAACCCTGAACAAGGGAGACGGAGCTGCTATCAGCGATGAATATGGATTCACCCTGACTGCAGGAGAAGACGCTCACGTCTTAGTGTTCGATATCGCCTAA
- a CDS encoding class I SAM-dependent methyltransferase — translation MEPRQPSQDADNLKAISDGTLGYYNQVAEQFWHGTKDHDVSQNRHAVLEAIEGDGPHTVLDFGCGPGRDLIAFKEMDHRPIGLEGSVELAKLARRHSDCEVWEQNFLELDLPDSHFDGVFANASFFHVPSSQAPRILDELKAALKAGGVLFCSNPRGNDDEDWRGERYGVFYDDRTWLSMVEAVGFTPIQKYYRPAGLPLEQQPWLATVWRK, via the coding sequence ATGGAGCCACGTCAACCGTCCCAAGACGCCGACAATCTAAAGGCGATATCTGACGGGACGCTAGGTTATTACAACCAAGTCGCCGAACAGTTCTGGCACGGCACCAAAGATCATGATGTCAGCCAGAACCGTCACGCAGTGTTGGAGGCGATTGAAGGCGACGGGCCGCATACCGTGCTGGATTTCGGTTGTGGCCCAGGTCGAGATTTAATCGCTTTCAAAGAGATGGATCATCGCCCGATTGGCCTGGAAGGGTCCGTCGAACTGGCGAAACTGGCGCGCAGGCATTCGGACTGCGAAGTGTGGGAACAGAATTTTCTAGAGTTGGACCTTCCAGATAGTCATTTCGATGGGGTTTTTGCCAATGCATCGTTTTTTCACGTGCCGAGTAGTCAAGCCCCTCGAATTTTGGATGAACTAAAGGCGGCGCTGAAGGCAGGCGGGGTACTTTTTTGTTCCAATCCCCGGGGTAACGATGACGAAGACTGGCGCGGTGAGCGCTACGGCGTTTTTTATGACGACAGGACTTGGCTCAGCATGGTCGAGGCTGTAGGTTTTACCCCAATTCAAAAATATTACAGACCAGCAGGATTGCCTCTCGAACAGCAACCCTGGCTTGCTACAGTGTGGCGTAAATAA
- a CDS encoding tartrate dehydrogenase, with protein MAKHKIAVIPGDGIGNEVMPEGMRVMEAAGKKFGIEFEWDEYDWSCERYAKKGAMMPEDGLKQIEKHDAVYLGAVGFPGVPDHVSLWGLLIPIRREFRQYVSLRPVKLIDGIPCPLVGRQAGDIDMMVVRENNEGEYSSIGGRLYEGTDEEVAMQQTIFTRKGTDKILKYAFDLAQSRPKKHLTSATKSNGIIHTMPYWDERVAEMAKKYPDVKVDQYHIDILTAQFVQNPDWFDVVVGSNLFGDILSDLGPAVTGTIAIAPSANMNPEKDYPSMFEPVHGSAPDIAGRNISNPIGMIWCGAQMLEHLGYKEAGDAVLDAIERVIKESPVKTRDMGGQASTAEMGKEIMDALS; from the coding sequence ATGGCGAAGCACAAGATCGCAGTAATTCCCGGCGACGGAATTGGGAATGAAGTGATGCCTGAAGGCATGCGAGTGATGGAAGCCGCAGGTAAGAAATTCGGCATTGAGTTCGAATGGGATGAATATGATTGGTCGTGCGAACGCTATGCCAAAAAGGGTGCGATGATGCCCGAAGACGGCTTGAAGCAGATTGAAAAGCACGATGCGGTTTATTTGGGTGCCGTTGGATTTCCAGGCGTTCCGGACCATGTTTCGTTGTGGGGGTTGCTGATTCCCATTCGCCGCGAATTTCGCCAATACGTATCGCTTCGCCCTGTGAAACTGATTGATGGCATCCCGTGCCCGCTTGTCGGGCGCCAAGCCGGTGACATCGACATGATGGTGGTGCGGGAAAACAATGAAGGCGAATATTCGTCTATTGGCGGGCGGTTATATGAAGGCACAGACGAAGAAGTTGCCATGCAGCAAACCATCTTCACGCGTAAGGGCACCGATAAAATTCTAAAATACGCGTTCGATCTGGCGCAAAGTCGGCCGAAGAAGCACCTGACATCAGCGACTAAATCTAACGGAATTATTCACACCATGCCCTATTGGGACGAACGGGTGGCGGAAATGGCTAAGAAATACCCGGACGTGAAGGTCGATCAATATCACATCGATATCTTGACCGCGCAGTTCGTGCAGAACCCGGATTGGTTTGATGTTGTCGTCGGCAGCAACTTGTTTGGCGATATTCTGTCTGATCTGGGCCCTGCCGTAACCGGCACCATCGCCATAGCACCCTCGGCAAACATGAATCCGGAGAAAGATTATCCATCGATGTTTGAGCCGGTGCACGGTTCTGCCCCTGATATTGCAGGCCGCAACATTTCCAACCCCATCGGCATGATCTGGTGTGGTGCACAGATGCTGGAACACCTTGGCTACAAGGAAGCGGGCGATGCTGTTCTGGATGCCATCGAACGGGTGATTAAAGAAAGCCCAGTGAAGACCCGTGATATGGGTGGCCAAGCCTCCACGGCAGAAATGGGTAAAGAAATTATGGATGCGTTAAGTTAG
- a CDS encoding methylmalonyl-CoA carboxyltransferase → MGGPAKLAKRKEQGQLNARERIDCLVDDGSFVESGLFGTSSFAKDADNTPGDGKLVGYAQLDGRDVGVVVNDFTVKGASTSATNSKKVGWIRRTGTERGLPVIFIGESTGARLPDAMGSKGMGTMLGNDIHQFQRTRVTPWAAAALGNSFGSSAWLACCSDFVVMRKGSIMAVSSPKLVSEALKRDVDLEELGGWKLHAETTGLIDRAVDTDEEAMEEIRKFLSYLPSHHKEAPPEVAVTAGSGEDMADIGDVLPTRRTQVYDVKKILQKVVDKDSFFELKARYGKPAVTAFARMDGKSVGIIANNPKFKGGSMDINAIKKMISFTVMCDSFNIPIVKFVDTPGFMIGLDAEREGAPGKIMNFMNATTLITVPTITVILRKSYGRAYVTMGGGRHSDDICAWPTAEVSFMDPVAATKIVHNKKPGDDGFEEALAQINQDNDVWGLASVYSVQSVIKPEQTRDHLIRMLDVHRLRLTNGVGEHMMRTWPTSY, encoded by the coding sequence ATGGGCGGGCCAGCGAAACTTGCTAAGCGTAAGGAGCAAGGTCAACTCAATGCCCGCGAACGCATTGATTGCTTGGTAGATGACGGCAGCTTCGTCGAATCAGGGTTGTTCGGAACATCCTCCTTTGCCAAGGATGCTGACAACACGCCCGGCGATGGCAAACTTGTAGGCTACGCGCAGTTGGACGGGCGCGATGTTGGGGTCGTGGTTAATGACTTCACTGTCAAAGGCGCATCTACCAGCGCGACAAATTCGAAAAAGGTCGGTTGGATCAGACGTACGGGGACAGAGCGCGGTCTGCCTGTGATCTTCATTGGAGAATCCACAGGCGCACGGTTGCCGGACGCGATGGGCTCCAAAGGCATGGGAACTATGCTGGGCAATGACATACATCAGTTTCAGCGCACCCGGGTGACGCCCTGGGCGGCGGCGGCATTGGGAAATTCGTTCGGCTCGTCGGCTTGGCTTGCGTGTTGTTCGGACTTTGTTGTTATGCGCAAAGGTTCGATCATGGCCGTCTCCAGCCCGAAATTGGTCTCCGAAGCCTTGAAGCGGGATGTTGATTTGGAAGAACTCGGCGGGTGGAAATTGCATGCGGAGACAACAGGTTTGATCGACCGGGCCGTAGATACGGATGAAGAGGCGATGGAGGAAATACGGAAATTCCTGAGTTATCTGCCAAGCCACCATAAAGAAGCTCCGCCGGAAGTTGCTGTGACTGCTGGTTCCGGTGAGGACATGGCTGACATTGGCGATGTTCTCCCAACCAGACGAACTCAGGTCTATGACGTTAAAAAAATTCTTCAGAAGGTCGTCGATAAGGACAGCTTTTTTGAATTGAAAGCCCGCTATGGAAAACCGGCGGTGACGGCCTTCGCACGAATGGATGGAAAAAGCGTTGGGATCATTGCCAACAATCCGAAGTTCAAGGGTGGGTCCATGGACATCAACGCGATTAAGAAAATGATCAGCTTCACGGTGATGTGCGATTCGTTCAACATTCCCATTGTAAAGTTTGTGGATACCCCTGGCTTTATGATTGGCTTGGATGCGGAACGCGAAGGGGCGCCAGGTAAGATCATGAACTTTATGAATGCGACAACGTTGATTACGGTGCCGACCATAACAGTGATTTTACGAAAAAGTTACGGTCGTGCCTATGTCACCATGGGCGGTGGAAGGCATTCGGACGACATTTGCGCGTGGCCCACAGCCGAAGTCAGTTTCATGGACCCGGTGGCAGCGACCAAGATCGTGCACAATAAAAAACCGGGAGATGACGGCTTCGAAGAAGCACTGGCACAAATCAATCAGGACAACGATGTTTGGGGTCTGGCATCGGTCTATTCGGTACAATCTGTCATTAAGCCTGAACAAACCCGAGACCATTTGATCCGCATGCTTGATGTTCATCGCCTGCGTCTTACCAACGGGGTCGGGGAGCACATGATGCGCACTTGGCCCACCAGCTACTGA
- a CDS encoding acyl-CoA synthetase, with protein MTHADTVAEVDINPLIVSETAAVAADARFILAEREGETEWDAAPNLDPLFMPKTIAVAGASATSLSMGNTFLRRLKEFGYKGTVYPIHPKADEIDGMKAYSSFADTPEPIDYAYVTIAANRVPAMLAGAKGRVKFAQVLSSGFAEVPEGVALQDELVAAAKEGGSRLIGPNCLGTYSPRGGVTFPERATNEPGVVGVISQSGGLATDIVRLGQRRGLRFSGLVTVGNCADLNEADVLEYYLSDPETRVIGLYLEDDKNARRIFELLSQNASKKPVVLLKGGRTQQGRAAAASHTGSLAGGDEGWVALSKQTGAVLVESLGSFLDVLLAFQFLAPNKSRPTKRIALFGNGGGTSVLATDSFARLGLDVARFEDKTRQALEALKLPPGTSVANPIDAPVGTLQTEEGRIAEKILDGVYAHSAPDAFVMHLNLTAFTGRGAPGDTLNNLVNAALRIQEKYPGQAHFVLVLRSDGEEDTEALKREFETKAAQVNMPVYGELIEAAGALAAVSHVERFMHGS; from the coding sequence ATGACCCATGCCGATACGGTGGCTGAGGTTGATATTAACCCCTTGATCGTTTCCGAAACTGCAGCAGTCGCAGCAGATGCGCGGTTTATCTTGGCGGAAAGAGAGGGCGAAACAGAGTGGGACGCGGCACCCAATCTTGATCCCCTGTTCATGCCGAAGACCATTGCGGTTGCGGGGGCATCTGCGACATCTCTTAGTATGGGAAATACCTTCCTGCGCCGACTCAAAGAGTTTGGCTATAAGGGTACGGTCTATCCGATCCATCCCAAGGCGGATGAAATCGATGGAATGAAGGCTTACTCATCCTTCGCTGACACGCCGGAGCCAATTGATTACGCTTATGTAACGATTGCAGCCAACAGAGTTCCCGCCATGTTGGCGGGGGCAAAGGGGCGGGTAAAGTTCGCTCAAGTTTTATCCAGTGGCTTTGCCGAGGTACCTGAAGGGGTCGCTTTGCAAGATGAGCTCGTTGCGGCTGCAAAAGAAGGTGGTTCGCGCTTGATCGGCCCTAACTGCTTGGGGACCTATTCGCCTCGCGGCGGTGTTACGTTCCCCGAGCGGGCGACGAACGAACCTGGCGTTGTCGGTGTGATTTCCCAAAGTGGTGGACTGGCGACAGACATTGTTCGGCTGGGTCAACGTCGCGGCTTGCGGTTCAGCGGGTTGGTTACGGTTGGTAACTGTGCTGATCTAAATGAAGCAGATGTTCTTGAATATTATTTGAGCGATCCGGAAACTCGCGTCATTGGGCTTTATCTTGAAGACGACAAAAATGCCCGCCGGATATTTGAATTGCTCAGCCAGAACGCTTCGAAAAAACCAGTCGTGCTACTGAAAGGCGGACGCACCCAGCAGGGCAGGGCGGCGGCGGCCTCACACACAGGATCGTTGGCCGGTGGCGATGAAGGCTGGGTTGCACTTTCAAAACAGACGGGAGCGGTATTGGTTGAAAGTCTTGGATCATTCCTGGATGTATTGTTGGCGTTTCAGTTCCTCGCGCCCAATAAATCCCGCCCGACGAAGCGCATTGCTTTGTTTGGCAATGGCGGTGGGACCAGCGTGCTGGCAACCGATAGTTTTGCAAGGCTGGGGCTGGATGTTGCCCGCTTCGAAGACAAAACCCGCCAAGCATTAGAGGCGCTTAAGCTGCCACCAGGGACCAGTGTCGCCAATCCCATCGACGCACCGGTTGGGACTTTACAGACAGAAGAAGGTCGGATCGCCGAGAAAATTCTCGATGGAGTCTATGCTCACAGCGCGCCGGATGCTTTTGTCATGCATCTAAATTTGACCGCGTTTACGGGGCGGGGTGCACCAGGGGATACGCTTAATAATCTCGTGAATGCGGCGCTCAGAATTCAAGAAAAATACCCCGGCCAAGCGCATTTCGTGTTGGTACTTCGAAGCGATGGCGAAGAAGATACCGAAGCCCTGAAACGCGAATTTGAAACCAAGGCGGCGCAAGTTAATATGCCTGTCTACGGTGAATTGATCGAAGCGGCGGGTGCCTTGGCGGCTGTTAGTCATGTCGAGAGGTTTATGCATGGAAGTTGA
- a CDS encoding acyl-CoA dehydrogenase gives MSRGLCMEVDLDHLRQWIGKTEERFDQVTVSPLARMSATLDRDDPRPASGDAVPLLWHWLYFLPEEKRSELKEDGHGKLGGFLPPIPLPRRMWAGSRLDHIKPLRVGENIRRVSEVKDVTYKEGRSGKLVFVLVYHDVFGEDGLAIHEEHDIVYREMPAPGTPSVTDPATRPAPSEAQWTWTIDPDIALLFRYSALIFYAHRIHYDHAFTTEVEGYPGLIVHGPLLATLMLELCRREMPEAQFSRFEFRAQSPIFMDHPFVVAGAPSDDGKTATVWVTDPDGGTAMRGETTIAS, from the coding sequence ATGTCGAGAGGTTTATGCATGGAAGTTGATCTTGATCACCTGCGGCAATGGATTGGAAAAACCGAAGAACGTTTCGACCAAGTGACCGTGTCGCCACTGGCTAGAATGTCGGCGACTTTGGACCGGGACGATCCGCGCCCCGCGTCCGGTGATGCAGTGCCATTGTTGTGGCATTGGCTCTATTTCCTGCCGGAAGAAAAACGATCTGAATTGAAAGAAGACGGGCATGGAAAATTAGGCGGATTCTTGCCACCGATTCCCTTGCCGCGCCGCATGTGGGCAGGCAGTCGATTGGATCATATCAAGCCACTTCGGGTTGGTGAAAACATCCGACGGGTCTCAGAGGTCAAAGATGTGACCTATAAAGAAGGCCGTAGCGGCAAGTTGGTGTTTGTCTTGGTTTATCACGATGTCTTTGGTGAAGACGGCCTCGCCATTCACGAAGAACACGACATCGTCTACCGGGAGATGCCGGCGCCGGGCACACCGTCTGTTACTGATCCAGCAACGCGCCCAGCACCCAGTGAGGCCCAATGGACATGGACGATTGATCCCGATATCGCCTTATTGTTCAGGTACTCAGCCTTAATCTTTTATGCCCACCGCATTCATTACGATCATGCTTTCACGACAGAGGTTGAGGGCTATCCGGGCCTAATCGTGCATGGACCTTTGCTGGCAACCTTGATGCTGGAGCTTTGCCGACGAGAAATGCCGGAGGCGCAGTTCTCAAGGTTTGAGTTCCGCGCGCAGTCTCCCATATTCATGGATCATCCATTTGTTGTCGCGGGCGCCCCTTCAGATGATGGAAAAACGGCGACGGTTTGGGTAACTGACCCTGACGGTGGAACTGCCATGCGCGGCGAAACAACTATCGCGTCTTAG